In Cyclopterus lumpus isolate fCycLum1 chromosome 13, fCycLum1.pri, whole genome shotgun sequence, the genomic window CAACAAACTACTACATATCATTGCTACTTGACAAACCAGTGTTGACCTTCTGGCACATGTGGCTGATTGAACATGTTAAATCATCAACAGAGATAGAGCACTTAGTGATAGAGCATACGCGTGTGAGCTGTTTGTTGACCACTGATTGGCTGTTCTGTTATTTTTCCAATTGAATGGAGCTCTGTACGTTTGATTGGGAGGATTTATTTTGCCCCTCCTGGCgacatggcgacggctgagccGGCGGCTCGCAGCTCTAGGTGCAAACTACGGaaaaagtgctgacagagcgaacagtgtttacctgaggtgTAACTAGAGGATGGGTGTTCGGCCATATGAGAGCAGTGGCCATGAGCTAACCAGCGGGGCACgctcacatacacaaacatgcactaaaagcatgcacGTCTGGCCCAGCTTTGTCAACATAGCTCAGAGAAGCTgtaataacaacacacacagaggcagagcaACTCCATTCTCTGGTAGACAATACAATACTCTACTATATCTTTAGCTGATAGTTACTtgttgctatattaatgctctaaATCACATGTATTGCACCTTTAAGGTAGTTTGTTCTAGTGGTTTACTCCTGAAGCAGAGGTCTACAATGCAAGCTGCACCTTCTTATCTGACTTATTCTCCATTTTTACTCCAGGTGTAACAACAccctcaaaacacatttgtcttGTTTGTCTTTAGGAAGTGTTTTGGGATTCAACagcctccttgtttcctccatgcatgtgcatgtgcagacTGCTAAAGCAGTTGCCCGTCCGTTCTAGTCGGTGGTGTGTGCAAGAGCAGCTTTTGACAGAGGACCTGAGGTGACATCCAGaggcaacacaaacattttaatgagtTGGACTCTTTCAAGTTCTTTGAGATCGGCTTGGTGTCAAAAACTTTCTCTGTACCTCAAAGTAAAAATGACTTTCAAAGCAGGTGTAGAGCACGAagatttgcatatttaaaacagGATTCAAATATATATGGACTGCAAATTTGCTGATATTCTTTCTTtgccagaaagagagagggctACCAAGAAGTAGCAACCCACATATGGCCAGAGTCCTTCCAGCCTGAACCTGCTCTTAGTTAAAGGGTCAGTCACACAGGACATTAGATGCATGGACAGATGTGCAGCTGGCTCTGCTTTATGTTCCATTCGCGACATATTTaacttttctgtttcatacaaACTCAAAAGACAACATATCACAGCAGAGGAATGTAGTGCTCTATTATACATGTATAATTAAATTAGGAGTCTTTTTGTGAAACAATTGATCGAACTTTGAATCTGACCTCGTCCTGGTTTGATGACAGCCACATCACATTTAATGTTGAAGGGTCTGACAAACCTGACAGAAAGCACACTTCTACAAATTTCATATTTTGCTTTACCTGAGTTAAGTGCCCAACTTGCTGTGAGGAATCCAAGGTTAAGCTGAGATGAAAAACACTCCACttataaaaacaagaagaagaaaaacatctacCAACAGCAGCAGACAGTCAGGATTtcatgagaagaaaaagatatCCTTTGATTCAGtgaggtgtgcgtgtgtggactAACAGGAGACAGAAAACCGCCTGACTCCAAAGCAGAGGCGGtgaaggtctgtgtgtgtgtgtgtgtgtgtgtgtgtgtgtaaggagagcgcatgtgtgtgagctgcaATGTGCAGAGGGACGGGCGTGTTTCAGCTGGTACCGgcacatacgtacacacacaatgaacagTGGTTAAGCCCAGAGGGTTGAACCAGACACCGGAGACTCAGAAGGCGCTCTCCACACCTGGCTAAAGCCCTGCCCCCCATCTCTGAAACCTCCTCCCGCTTCCTACCCATATATACGTCACTGACTATCTACCCCTCCAACCTTCCGCCCCTTTCATGCTCGTACTATACCTCTGACCCCACAAACCttccctcacctccctctccgTCCACAGTTTCTTTTTGATCCCATCCATCTGCTTCCCTCCTAACTTCCGACTTGCCTTCTTTGCTTTTCCAGAAAAATATCTAAGTCAACTACTCATTGCCTGTGCctatttatttcaaaataactgcactgtcaaactatttatttcttCTCCAACCACTTGCCCTTCTTTGGCTCTACGTGGCACACTCTAAGTACAGGGTGAAGGCAGTAGTTAGGTTGTTAGTGGAGGCCGGCCAGCATAGTTCAACTGTTGAACTTGTTCATAATCACAGAgcacagagtgagagagggagaaacagccCAATCCCGCTCTGCCGTTGCTTTTTTCTCTAACCTCTCCTTTCTACAGCCCTTGAGTTTGTTTCTCCGGCAGAGCACTCCACGTTGCcacaatttctttattttttttttttttactgtttatacAATGTGCTTGAGCTGCACTTTCCAATTTCATAGTTGTTCATCAACCTGTTACTTCCTCTGATAGCTGGAAAAACCTAAAGAAAAATCATCACATCTGTCTGAGATTATAAACTTGAAAGTGGTCCAAATTCAGAAAGGCAGATGGATTTATGGCAATAATGTCACGTAAATgatgtgactttattttaagtcCGTTCTAAttactttaataaaacaatCTCACCTTGAATATTATTTACATAAAGTTGGTAGGcttgtaaaaaaacaattaaaaaatatggtAAAAACTGATGCAGCAGTGGCCGACATATCCTGACTTATCCTGTCCAAGTCCAAAgtacccataatgcaacttaGAGTTACAGAGGACATATAACAGTTTTCACAGTCAACAGATCCAGATCCTACACTTTTAAAGTAGGAGTGGAGCTGCAGGTCCCAGCACAGGCCCCATCTTTCTAACCACAGTTTGGCAATGGgctgtttttaaattgtgtgagTAAGTCTGGGTTGGTGCGCTCTGAGGTTTAAAAAAGAAGTAGCCGGGAGGCAGggatttaaaacaacaaacaggtaCATTCCTGAGTATAGATAGCAATACATGTAGACTGACCCCATCTCTGCCTTTTTCACCTCAAGACCGGCTCAGAAGAATACTATTATTGTTTGCCTTTCAGGGGTGCAGGGCTAAATGGAGGGTTAGGGGTAGTGTTACGCCTAGTGTACTTGAGGTCCCTGTGGGCCCCTCTCTGCCACGCGACTCCAGAGTTCATCAGAAATAAATTACGAGCAGGTAAGCAGGCTTCCTCCTGACCCCAAAGCCTGCAGGCGGACGCGGAAATTACAGCAGCCAGAAACTACCACGCCCTAACTAAACACACCTGCACCAATGTGACTGGTTCATttgcacaaaaaataaataacatgcaGGATAAGCGAGGGTTCTTATGGCACAGATTATCTAGTGTTTATCTACAAGTAAACACGGCATTGCATGATGGAAAATAAATGGCACTCTACTGTGTGTTTGACATGTCAAATgcaaaggaatagtttgacatttggcTTAATTGTAAAAGTGACAAGACTGTCTCTGTAACAGCTGAACTTGTCCTGTTTACACTTTGGCTTTTGGTTGGATGAAACAAAAATTATATAAAGTACCAATTATGGAGCTTTAGCGGTGCTGATGGGGGATTTGTTCACCTTTGGACAGAGACAAGCTCTTTATGCTACGCTAAGGTGACCCactgctggctgtagccttaTAGTACCATACATGGCAATCTTTTCATCTCACTCTTGGCAAATAAGTAAATAACCTTGTGACCTAATGACCTTTTCAAAGACCTACAAACTCTACCGTACTATAATTCAACCCTGTCTTTGACCGGGGCTGTTGCCATGGAACTGTGGACCGGACAACCAGTGTGCAGGAAGAGGTCTTAATGCTAGTGACTATATGCTAATGACTGTGTATGAGTATCCCAACTGGCTGGTTTAAAGCTCATTTTCACTGATCCATAGTTTAACATTTCCTGATATACACTAAGTGTTTATGTGGTGTTGCGTAGCTACTGCATCCCACTGGAGACCAGCTAAACCCGGCACCAGGCACTACAGATTATTAGCTTTGAGCTTCACTGTGTCCCGTCTTTCTGAAAGCGCAGATGCTTTTGAAGCTCTACTGAAGCATGAATATCTGTATCCCTCTGGACTCCAGCAACatcccagacagacagacccctCCATACATGAACACACGCATCATCTCGCTAGTGGGTCCCGCCTGAGAGGAtgtctaaatatttaaaaacattttaaaagcaccAGCAACCCTTTTCCTCCAGGGTGTCTATAAAATCCTTGACATTTCAGAAGAAAGAAACTCAGATGCCCCCTGACATAGAAAGACACAAAAGCTTACGAATGTCTCAGTTCTTAAATTGTCTACTTTTAAGCTCTTGCTAGCAGGTTAGCAGAGGGTCAATACTAGCATTGTCCTCTCATATCACATGTGGAAGCTCAGAGATAGGTCTAAACAATCCAAAaggtcaaattaaaatgtcagatATTCAGTGATGGAGTGTATTGATATGATCCATATGATTAGGCATTCCTCTGTAGAATCAGCAACAGCCCACATGTGTTTTTAAGAGTGGGATTGCCAAGGACATTAGCTTGCCTCCAGTCTTTTCCGGTATATCTCTTCTGCTTTCAGTTTAGGAGGGATTACACGTCTAATTCTAATTTCTTATCTACTCAGGCCATCAAAATGTGAGGCCTGGTTCTTCTCAGGATTGTTTTTTACTTGAAATCGGAAAGACAATTGGAGCTGTGGCACTTTATCAGCATCAGCCACACCAGGACACCACATGTGGTAAAGAGCATGTCAGTGaatggctgtgtttgtgtgtgtgcagaagatAGTGGCTGCATGTGGAGACAGAGGCTCTCTTTCAAAAGATTTTCTTCCACCCATCAATTATATCACAGCCCagtactgagagagagagagagagagagagagagagagagagggcagatTTCCCCCAGACTAAAGCGAACCAGGAGGTGACCTTTTCATTTAAGATGGACAGCAGGTAATGAACATTGACGCAACCACATAAGCCATGTGACCCCGAACTGCCTGGTCCTAAAGATACCATCTTCCTGTCCTTTactccctctttccttcctctcatccCCCACTTCTCCCACTGCATTCTTGACATGCCTTAGGGAGACAGAGGGGGCCTCCaggacagacaaacaaagacacacaacacacacacaaaggcccTGGCTACcgccattgtgtgtgtgcactgaggAAAAGGTCTTGGTGCTTGCATACCAAAAGGGGCACCAATCCCGatttctcaaacacacatttgcccTCACTTGGTTTTAGGCAGCGACACAAGAGCTCCGTGTCGGCACTGAAACTGTGGCTGCTGTAAACTGTTTTCTCCCACTCCTCCCTACACATTTTTTATGCTACACCCTTTTGAACCCACAGACCAACAATAAACCATAAAACTCTTGCTGGGACTGCGATTTAAAATGTGATGTCATGAGATTGTATGTGAATCATAACAGCCTTTagtgctggagctgctggtgtggCATGAAAGGcctgcagcagctctctgcAGAATGTCTGTGCAACACTGACCTCTTCTGGTAGAAATACCACATAGCCATAACAAAGGACATGCAGATTTTAAAAGAATTAGACTTAACAGATACAAGACTGAAAGGTCAGCAATACATATTTGCTGTAGTAATTATCTGTCCaaagtaatgaaataataaCAACTGCTTGTATTGTTGAATCTGTGTGCACATGTAGCCCGGAGTTCCACAGTGGTCAGGTTAATAGCTGGACCACATCGCTTAGCGCTTAGCCGACTAATCCCTCTTCCTGACTCCAGCTAACCTGACCTCATGTGTCCTGGGTCCATATGACACAGTAAACAGTTGGATTACAGATGCCCACCAGAGCATGGGGAATCTGTGTGAGATGGTAACCTttgacacacacaagcagaacaACCAACGGGaacataaagaaacaacaaaatccTTCGACACTTACCGAGGTGTAGTTGGTCTTGCCCATGTTGTGGTTCTGGTTGTGGTTGAGATTCTGGTTCTCCTGCTCTCTGCACTGCAGCCCAGCCAGGTGTCTCTCCAGGGCTGCCCAGTCCATGGTGGGGAGAGGCTCCTCCTCtacagcctcctcctctttgtaTCCCCCCATCCGTCCCCCAGTCCCTTCACTGCTTCCACTGCCTCCTCCGgctccaccaccagcagcacccCTGTTAGTGCTGCGGCTCCCCCTACCTTGAGTGGAGCTACGGTGTCGGGGCTTGGGAGTCCCTGTGACCCTCTGTGGTGTACCGGGGGAATGAAGCTGTTGGCTCCTGGGCAAAATCAGATTGCCATTCTGTTTCAGTTCCTCAGGGACGGCTGCGGCTGAGGTGGCAGTGTCCCCGCCAGAGGCCGGAAGGGGTGGAACGGTCTTCACATCCTGGAATTCTTCAGCGAGGCTGCGACTGTTCACTATCTTCGTATAGCCTTCGCCAAGGCCGTCAACCCCCACAAGGGCTCCTCCGCCTTCCTTTTGACCAGGAGGCTGTGGAGAGATGTAGTCTTCTCCATACTCGCTCTCCCACTCCTCTATCACCTTCTTCTTATACTCTTGGtagtcctcgtcctcctcataGTCCTCTAAGGTGACCAGGTctagagagggagaggatttGTAGTCCTCCAAAGTGGCCAGGTCAAGACAAGGGGAGCAAGGTGTAACCTTGTTGGAGTTGGACTCTGAGCTGGAACGACTGGAGGCATCACTCCCCAGGTCCATGCCATCCTCCCGGTAATCCTGCAGCGACAAAGgaacagagaaaaagagtgagACTGAGGCAAGGCATGTGCAAACAGCGAGAGTCTAAAATAGAGAAAGAatagagagggaaggagaaaggggacAACGAAAATTAAAAGAGTTTTGTGTGTAGCTTTAGATTTGGTGTTTTGAGACCAACTACaaagcacttcctgtcccgcAGGAACTTCCTCTCTCCACAGAATGTTGCCGTCACGGTTTCCCTTGGACTTGTTGTCTCGTCATCTGCTATATGCACACAACTGTACTGCTCCGAAGTTTCTCAGTCTTACTCGACAATGAGAACTGACTATTCCTCTGGtgaatgtgtacatgtgtgtgtgtatgtgggctTGTGTAATACTagacccacgcacacacacagggaacgTGGAGTCCGTGTGGCTGGATGTGTCAGAATGATATCCCACCACCCACTGCTACATCTGCAGTACCACAGGAACAAAACATGGGTGTTGTGAAGGGTGAGAGTATGCAACATTGACATGTCAATACACACCATAATGTGACACGGACAGATGAGTCCAGAGATATTGTCTAACCTTGACTGTGTCGCTCCTGCACCAGCACGCTGATTAGTTCATAGCTAATGAAAACGTCCGTGTTGTTTACAACCCTCCACAAATCTCCACCCGACCTGAACCTTCTCTTGCAGAGTTATCAGTATTTTCTCCACAGGAGTGCATTATCATAGTGCCTCACACCACTTTTAAAAACTAATGAAAAGCAAGAAGCAGCAACATTTCTCTCAGGGCAAAGAGAAATTAACCACATATTCCTACGTGATCCACATAATGAGTTgttctgaaaaataaatgaattatgaAGATTGCTAATTGCTGGTTTAGAGGACTTAAAGTACTTTTGCACCAGGCTCAAGTGGGAGAAACTGAAATACTACAATCATAGCCTAGTCATAATAGGCTTTCTTGAGTTACTGTATGGCTACTAAACCACACCTGTGCCGCCGTTGACGTCAAAGACCAATGCAGACTATGTTGGGTAAAGCACGGAGGAAAAGACTCAGCAACTTGGAGACTAGATATACAAACTGCTGATGCGGTGTAGAGACCTAAGCCACTCTACCACGAGGAACTGGCATTTCTCCATAAAGGTCTAACAGGGATACATACAGATTGCGCTAGCCGCACAAATGTGGCCACAAAAGCCATGTTTTGCCTCGGCAAGGTGTCGTTAGATAgtttaaactattttaaatgtctttgaaCAGCCTTGGTAAAATAATGAATAGCCACTGGGGTGTTGGGACCTCCAGGGTATTCAGAGGCAGAGTTGAAAGTCAGAATGAATAACTCACCCATGAATTAGACCGGTGCCAGGGTGTTGGAGGACTGTTTTGCTTGTTGTCTCTCAGTCTAGACAGTAATAACATGCAGAATCCCATATTCTCTTCCTAGAGATCATTTCCAACAATATGTGGGTTTCAACATGAACAACTCCAGGAGCCCCAGTAGGCCCACTACCTAAAGGGGAGGACTTAAGAGCACTCAACATTACCGGCCTACTTATGGACTAATGCTTTGAAATCGCTCAGACCTGGTATTTTACAGCAAATTATACACATGTGTAAAGTATAATGTTTAGGCTTAAAACCCCCAATTATGGATCATACAATAGACCTGCATCAAGAAACCCCTTACCGATGTGCTCATCACACGCGTTGGCTCACCACACGGTCACCAGTCCCTGTCATATTGGCTTTGTCACCCGTTAAGTGCTTTAAATCCCGGACTCAGGCACCGGGTGGAGTTCTCCTCTCCACGTAGAAGACGACCGAGGAGCTCCGCTCGCGTTTCTAATCCCGGTCACCGATCCGGTTTTTTTCTTGAAGTGTGAATCCCGATTTGTGCGGCACCAAAACAGCGCGTGGTTCCCAGATATTATGGCGTCAatacatgatggtcacatgagcCCGAATAAAACAACGTAGGCAGAAtcatttaaagtgtgtgtgtctgtgtgagagagagagagagagagggagagagagagagagagagtcagggagagaggggagggcgggagagagagagagagagagagagagagagagtgagatagaaagagagaggggcgTAAAGCTGATCCGCTGTGGGATTAACCGAAGCGCAGGCAGTGTACGGGCTGGATTTGGCCACGAAATACATGCAAATTGACAGCTGCACCGGTCCCCACCCCGGAGCCGGGCGGGTGTCTCGGGGGCGTTTAATTTATGTCACAGACTACCCGGACAATTCTGCCCGTCGTTCTCTCGGCGGTGGCATCATCGCATACGCCCAGTCCGACTCCCGAGTGGCATTTCTGCACGCATGACAGCTGCATGATACACGCGATCGTGTCTTTTAAGGGTTGACGCTTGACTGATAACACACAATGTGGATAAAGCGCGTGCGTTTCTTCCAATGTGTCATTCACAAGCTACTCATATGATTTAATGTTCCCAAACAAGTCCCAGGAGAAAACgtgattaccccccccccccccgcggtgACAGAAACGCCTATAACCCAGTGTCGCACAGAGAATGACACCCACCACAGCTGGGGCcagactgccccccccctccccccctccataCACGATTATCGGCCAAAATGTGAAAGTCACCAGTCACCAGCTAAAAGCTACCCAGCGAACTCAAAGTAGCCTGGATGCAACATCAGCGCCATTTAAACGAGCCGATACTCACTGTCATCATCTTTGCAGCTTCCCCGTCGCGTCTCAAGACATTGCAAAGTGTAAATCCCAGCTGTTAGACAACGGCGATGGTGCTGACTTGTTTCACAGCGGCTTTATTTTAAGGGCGGGTGCTGGTGGAGCTGCCTTCTGCGGAGAAATGACAGGGAGCCGGTGGATAATTCAGTACAGTCATCGCTCTGAGTGTGTAGCCTGTCCACGGAGGAGACAACCGGAGTCTTGGGTTCTGCCCGTCCTGATTGGACCAAATAACGTAgctgtcttctttcctcccctccccggCACACTCATGCCCGACCAGTCCAGACTGCACGCGCGCTCTCGCTCCCACCACGTCCACTGGAaaaataactagtctctgagtAAAGTGCGTCCCCTTATGTTGCGGGCACGTTTCAGAGGGTTTCACACAACCAGACAGCTTCGATCCCTCAGGTATTACCGAAGAAACAAGACTTATAAGTATGAGCGCAAAACAAGCTGCTGCTCCCTGGCCGGCACAGGTTCTGTGTTTGGAGGTAGGACCGTCTCTCTGTCGCAGCCTGCAGCTCTGAGGAGAACGTGACGACAGAACGCAACTAAAGCCCAGCCTTGTGCACCCACTGACCTTGCAGGGAGTGAGAGAAATAGAGATCTAGTTTATTTAGTAAACATACTTCTGGTGTTTTGAATTTAGAATATTTCCAAATCGGTTTTCTCTGACAGAATTATTTTTGTCTATCATTTTCATTTATAGTTTGATACACCTGTGTAATGCAATCCGATGCAACATCCCTGCAATAATTCCCGCCACATATCATTTTCGGTTTGGGTTGAGATGGTGTCACTCATATAACCTTGTCCCCACTTCAGGTGTTCCCAAAAGCAGGTTAAGCAGGTGAGCACAATCTAGACACAGTGTAATATTAAAAATACCACTTTTCGTTgcacaattaaaaatgttcGGAAGCACAAAGGGCACCTACACATCACATATTGCTTGGAGACTTTCATATTAGATTAACAGAGCTGCATGAATCCCCAACAGTGCACGAGGAGCTCACAATCTATACACCATTAAAGGTTAACTTCAACACTAATGGCATTCTGCCGCTATCCAGTCGATACTTTCTAGAGTTTTGTAATCAAGTTTGGCAGAATATCAAACCTCTCTAATTCAACCCAGTACAAGCACCACAAACTATACACAGTAGTTACATTATTAGCTTCATAGAGAATCTATTCTAGCATAAAATTAATCAGTTAATATATtgatgatatatatagatatagtgATCCACTAGACAGCAGATTTGTTGCCAATACATtgtaaatgttaatgttgttgTATTGCTCTCGCTGTAGTAGTACATAtgagttaacacacacacacacacacacacacacacacacacacacacacacacacacacacacacacacacacacacaca contains:
- the schip1 gene encoding schwannomin-interacting protein 1 isoform X3, which encodes MSTSDYREDGMDLGSDASSRSSSESNSNKVTPCSPCLDLATLEDYKSSPSLDLVTLEDYEEDEDYQEYKKKVIEEWESEYGEDYISPQPPGQKEGGGALVGVDGLGEGYTKIVNSRSLAEEFQDVKTVPPLPASGGDTATSAAAVPEELKQNGNLILPRSQQLHSPGTPQRVTGTPKPRHRSSTQGRGSRSTNRGAAGGGAGGGSGSSEGTGGRMGGYKEEEAVEEEPLPTMDWAALERHLAGLQCREQENQNLNHNQNHNMGKTNYTSAQKNERESIRQKLALGSFFDDGPGIYTSCSKSGKPSLSSRLQSGMNLQICFVNDSGSDKDSDADDSKTETSLDTPLSPMSKQSSSYSDRDTTEDDSESLEDMDFLSRQKKLQAEAKLALAMAKPMAKMQVEVEKQNRKKSPVADLLPHMPHISECLMKRSLKPTDLRDMTLGQLQVIVNDLHSQIESLNEELVQLLLIRDELHMEQDAMLVDIEDLTRHAESQQKHLAERTLSK
- the schip1 gene encoding schwannomin-interacting protein 1 isoform X4, whose amino-acid sequence is MMTDYREDGMDLGSDASSRSSSESNSNKVTPCSPCLDLATLEDYKSSPSLDLVTLEDYEEDEDYQEYKKKVIEEWESEYGEDYISPQPPGQKEGGGALVGVDGLGEGYTKIVNSRSLAEEFQDVKTVPPLPASGGDTATSAAAVPEELKQNGNLILPRSQQLHSPGTPQRVTGTPKPRHRSSTQGRGSRSTNRGAAGGGAGGGSGSSEGTGGRMGGYKEEEAVEEEPLPTMDWAALERHLAGLQCREQENQNLNHNQNHNMGKTNYTSAQKNERESIRQKLALGSFFDDGPGIYTSCSKSGKPSLSSRLQSGMNLQICFVNDSGSDKDSDADDSKTETSLDTPLSPMSKQSSSYSDRDTTEDDSESLEDMDFLSRQKKLQAEAKLALAMAKPMAKMQVEVEKQNRKKSPVADLLPHMPHISECLMKRSLKPTDLRDMTLGQLQVIVNDLHSQIESLNEELVQLLLIRDELHMEQDAMLVDIEDLTRHAESQQKHLAERTLSK
- the schip1 gene encoding schwannomin-interacting protein 1 isoform X2 gives rise to the protein MLLLSRLRDNKQNSPPTPWHRSNSWDYREDGMDLGSDASSRSSSESNSNKVTPCSPCLDLATLEDYKSSPSLDLVTLEDYEEDEDYQEYKKKVIEEWESEYGEDYISPQPPGQKEGGGALVGVDGLGEGYTKIVNSRSLAEEFQDVKTVPPLPASGGDTATSAAAVPEELKQNGNLILPRSQQLHSPGTPQRVTGTPKPRHRSSTQGRGSRSTNRGAAGGGAGGGSGSSEGTGGRMGGYKEEEAVEEEPLPTMDWAALERHLAGLQCREQENQNLNHNQNHNMGKTNYTSAQKNERESIRQKLALGSFFDDGPGIYTSCSKSGKPSLSSRLQSGMNLQICFVNDSGSDKDSDADDSKTETSLDTPLSPMSKQSSSYSDRDTTEDDSESLEDMDFLSRQKKLQAEAKLALAMAKPMAKMQVEVEKQNRKKSPVADLLPHMPHISECLMKRSLKPTDLRDMTLGQLQVIVNDLHSQIESLNEELVQLLLIRDELHMEQDAMLVDIEDLTRHAESQQKHLAERTLSK